From Phragmites australis chromosome 5, lpPhrAust1.1, whole genome shotgun sequence, a single genomic window includes:
- the LOC133918531 gene encoding small ribosomal subunit protein bS21c-like, whose amino-acid sequence MAAPATASLLSTLLQLPLAPFSGKSSPPSVVHVARRAPTALVAAKGYNVQILVDENEGEESIFRRFRREVMRAGLLQEIKRRRRYESKKDEKKRKAREAGRRNRRRRMMDEPRFQEEDAGAAARARDEDDDNWEIDGIL is encoded by the exons ATGGCCGCCCCCGCCACGGCCTCCCTGCTGAGCACCCTGCTCCAGCTCCCCCTGGCCCCGTTCTCGGGGAAGAGCTCGCCGCCGTCGGTGGTGCACGTGGCCCGGCGGGCGCCGACGGCGTTGGTGGCCGCGAAGGGGTACAATGTGCAGATCCTGGTGGACGAGAACGAGGGGGAGGAGTCCATCTTCCGGCGATTCCGGCGGGAGGTGATGCGGGCCGGCTTGCTGCAGGAGATCAAGCGCCGGCGGAGGTATGAGAGCAAGAAGGACGAGAAAAAGCGCAAGGCACGCGAGGCCGGCCGCCGCAACCGCCGCAG GCGTATGATGGACGAGCCAAGGTTCCAGGAAGAAGATGCAGGGGCAGCCGCAAGGGCTCGGGACGAGGACGATGACAACTGGGAGATTGACGGCATCCTGTGA
- the LOC133918532 gene encoding mediator of RNA polymerase II transcription subunit 11-like, with product MVPQSQSSSLQRLHHVEKRIVRVLELAGAVMEELGNSQGPRTDAVGAHCREFMASIKDIQTTLREEIKSACEHRPFEKCDYSARIANDICCKKLEYVIEKLDAMQLNIEESTDDI from the exons ATGGTTCCGCAGAGCCAGAGCAGCTCCCTGCAGCGCCTCCACCACGTCGAGAAG CGGATAGTGCGGGTGTTGGAGCTGGCGGGGGCGGTGATGGAGGAGCTGGGAAACTCGCAGGGCCCCCGCACTGACGCCGTCGGCGCGCACTGCCGTGAGTTCATGGCCTCTATTAAG GATATTCAAACAACATTGCGTGAGGAAATCAAAAGTGCTTGTGAACATCGTCCATTTGAAAAATGTGACTACAGTGCGAGGATTGCTAATGACATATGTTGTAAGAAGCTGGAGTATGTAATTGAGAAGTTGGATGCTATGCAATTGAACATCGAAGAAAGCACTGACGATATTTAG